A stretch of bacterium DNA encodes these proteins:
- a CDS encoding DUF3536 domain-containing protein — translation MTRRFVCIHGHFYQPPREDPKTGEVPVEPSAAPHRDWNRRITDECYYPNVAARTYGRMSFDFGPTLLAWLETHAHNVYRGILDADLESRERFGGHGSALAMGYNHMILPLANARDKKTQILWGLKDFEHRFGRRSEGFWFPETAVDLEGLEILAEHGVRFTVLAPHQARTVRERNDHYWQKVPAGEIDATMPYELNLPSGRRMAVFFYDGAISRAIAFEGLLHSGDALVDRMMRTFSEDRVGPQLVSLATDGESYGHHHKFGEMALDYALKRIERDGLARLANFGSFLEACEPTHEVEIRERTSWSCPHGVERWRGDCGCRTGTGPGGQTWRQPLREALDWLRDTLEPVFEIEASEYLTDPWRARDDYIGVLVSKGAADFFAVHAVRPLAPREQADVLRLMELQRHLMFMYTSCGWFFDDPWALGTLQVLKFARRALELAAEAFGADLKPEFERRLGPQFPDESRR, via the coding sequence ATGACGCGCCGGTTCGTCTGCATCCACGGACACTTCTACCAGCCGCCCCGCGAAGACCCGAAGACGGGGGAGGTCCCGGTCGAGCCCTCCGCGGCGCCCCACCGGGACTGGAACCGGCGGATCACCGACGAGTGCTACTATCCGAACGTCGCCGCACGCACCTATGGCCGGATGAGCTTCGATTTCGGCCCCACCCTCCTCGCCTGGCTCGAGACCCACGCCCACAACGTCTATCGCGGGATCCTCGATGCCGATTTGGAGAGCCGCGAGCGATTCGGCGGGCACGGGTCCGCCCTCGCGATGGGCTACAACCACATGATCCTCCCCCTCGCGAACGCCCGCGACAAGAAGACCCAGATCCTTTGGGGATTGAAGGACTTCGAGCACCGCTTCGGCCGGCGGTCCGAAGGCTTCTGGTTCCCCGAGACGGCCGTGGACTTGGAAGGCCTGGAGATCCTCGCGGAACACGGGGTCCGGTTCACGGTCCTCGCCCCGCACCAGGCCCGCACCGTCCGCGAGCGGAACGACCACTACTGGCAAAAAGTCCCCGCGGGGGAGATCGACGCGACGATGCCCTACGAGCTCAACCTGCCGTCCGGACGGCGCATGGCGGTCTTTTTCTACGACGGGGCGATCTCGCGCGCGATCGCCTTCGAGGGCCTCCTCCACAGCGGCGACGCGCTGGTGGACCGCATGATGCGCACGTTTTCGGAGGACCGCGTGGGGCCGCAGCTCGTCTCGCTCGCAACCGACGGGGAATCCTACGGGCACCACCACAAGTTCGGGGAAATGGCCCTCGATTATGCCTTGAAAAGGATCGAGCGGGACGGACTCGCCCGGCTCGCCAACTTCGGGTCCTTTCTCGAGGCGTGCGAACCGACCCACGAGGTGGAGATCCGCGAGAGGACGTCTTGGAGCTGCCCCCACGGCGTGGAACGTTGGCGGGGCGACTGCGGCTGCCGGACGGGGACGGGGCCGGGGGGCCAGACTTGGAGGCAGCCCCTCCGCGAGGCCCTCGACTGGCTTCGGGATACGCTGGAACCCGTCTTCGAGATCGAGGCCTCGGAGTACCTGACGGACCCCTGGCGGGCCCGCGACGACTACATCGGCGTCCTTGTGAGCAAGGGGGCCGCGGATTTTTTCGCGGTCCACGCCGTCCGTCCCCTCGCCCCCCGCGAACAGGCGGACGTCCTTCGCCTGATGGAGCTGCAACGCCACCTGATGTTCATGTACACGAGCTGCGGCTGGTTCTTCGACGATCCGTGGGCCTTGGGGACGCTGCAGGTCCTCAAGTTCGCCCGGAGGGCGCTGGAACTGGCGGCGGAGGCGTTCGGCGCCGATCTCAAGCCCGAGTTCGAACGGAGGCTCGGCCCCCAATTTCCTGATGAGAGCCGACGTTAA
- a CDS encoding MFS transporter, which yields MRRSTWRALPAGIWALGFGSLFMDISSEMIHGLLPLFMVTALGASMVTVGVIEGVAEATAAILKVFSGALSDYLGKRKFLMILGYGLAALTKPLFPLASSIGWVFTARFVDRIGKGIRGAPRDALVADMTPAALRGAAYGLRQALDSVGALLGPLLAVVFMLWLSDDIRAVMWVAVAPAFIAVTLLLIYVRDPERAHAPGQSKAPVTFEDAKRLPLRYWLVVVLGAVFTLARFSEAFLVLRARDVGLALGYVPVVMVVMNFFYAGAAYPAGAAADRLRPRTLLLIGLGLLIVADMVLAAANGAPAAFAGAALWGLHMALTQGLLSKLVADTVPETLRGTGFGLFNLVSGVALLLASVVAGALWSAIGPSATFLAGAGFAAVAAIGLATLGRRAPRSESG from the coding sequence ATGCGCCGCTCCACGTGGCGCGCCTTGCCCGCCGGCATCTGGGCGTTGGGATTCGGCTCCCTGTTCATGGACATCTCCTCCGAGATGATCCACGGCCTTTTGCCCCTCTTCATGGTCACCGCGTTGGGGGCGTCCATGGTGACCGTCGGCGTGATCGAGGGCGTCGCGGAGGCGACGGCGGCCATCCTGAAGGTCTTCTCGGGCGCGCTGAGCGATTACCTCGGCAAACGCAAGTTCCTGATGATCCTCGGTTACGGCCTCGCGGCCCTCACCAAACCGCTTTTTCCGCTGGCGTCGTCGATCGGCTGGGTGTTCACGGCGCGTTTCGTCGATCGCATCGGCAAAGGCATCCGCGGCGCGCCGCGAGACGCGCTGGTGGCCGACATGACGCCGGCCGCGTTGCGAGGCGCGGCCTACGGTTTGCGCCAGGCGCTCGATTCCGTGGGCGCCCTTCTCGGCCCGCTGCTGGCGGTGGTCTTTATGCTTTGGCTTTCCGACGACATCCGGGCCGTCATGTGGGTGGCCGTGGCGCCGGCCTTCATCGCGGTGACGCTGCTCCTGATCTACGTGCGCGACCCGGAGCGCGCGCATGCGCCCGGCCAGTCGAAGGCGCCGGTCACCTTCGAGGACGCCAAGCGCCTGCCGCTGCGTTACTGGCTGGTCGTGGTGTTGGGGGCCGTCTTTACGCTCGCCCGCTTCAGCGAGGCCTTCTTGGTGCTGCGCGCGAGGGACGTCGGGCTCGCGCTCGGCTACGTGCCGGTCGTCATGGTCGTGATGAACTTCTTCTACGCCGGGGCGGCCTACCCAGCCGGGGCCGCCGCCGACCGGCTCCGCCCGCGGACCCTCTTGTTGATCGGGCTGGGATTGCTCATCGTCGCCGACATGGTGCTGGCCGCGGCCAACGGCGCGCCGGCCGCCTTTGCGGGCGCGGCCCTGTGGGGCCTGCACATGGCCCTGACCCAGGGCCTGTTGTCGAAGCTCGTCGCGGACACGGTGCCGGAAACGTTGCGCGGCACCGGATTCGGCCTCTTCAATCTGGTCAGCGGGGTCGCGCTGCTTCTCGCGAGCGTGGTTGCGGGCGCCTTGTGGAGCGCCATCGGGCCGTCGGCCACCTTCCTGGCCGGAGCCGGATTCGCCGCCGTCGCCGCCATCGGTCTCGCGACGCTGGGCCGCCGGGCGCCCCGATCCGAGTCCGGCTAG
- a CDS encoding universal stress protein has translation MFGTLMLLCDLSRAGVRALEWAAGLAALFGSRLTIVHVIEWSPEKGDAGASEKVELQIRAELSAAVEKTAPELVDEVISRTRIEVLEGRPAVTLLGAIGRDAPDLVVMGTAGLSDLPHVLMGSVAEKVVRHSPSPVLVTRKTSAWPPRSVLLPVDFSGPVDETFALAEALAGTLPVRFSLVHVITPVPPTARVPSLPPGDLMDGLAPREKDALERLEALQASHPKLDTDSFLLEGPAADQICQSARDSKTDLILIPTHSRSGLERFLMGGVAEQVVRYAPCAVLSHCPKAAVPYRSRLIRPEAS, from the coding sequence ATGTTCGGAACGTTGATGCTCCTTTGCGACCTGTCACGGGCCGGCGTCAGGGCCCTGGAGTGGGCGGCCGGGCTGGCGGCATTGTTCGGTTCTCGCCTGACGATCGTGCATGTGATCGAGTGGTCACCCGAGAAGGGGGACGCGGGAGCCTCCGAAAAGGTCGAGCTTCAGATCCGGGCCGAGCTCTCCGCGGCCGTCGAAAAGACCGCCCCGGAACTCGTGGACGAGGTCATTTCCCGGACGCGGATCGAGGTCCTGGAAGGAAGGCCCGCCGTGACCCTCCTGGGCGCGATCGGGCGGGACGCCCCGGACCTGGTGGTGATGGGAACCGCCGGCCTGAGCGACCTTCCCCACGTGCTGATGGGGAGCGTGGCGGAGAAGGTCGTCCGCCACTCGCCCTCCCCCGTCCTGGTCACGCGCAAGACCTCGGCTTGGCCTCCCCGCTCGGTCCTGCTCCCGGTCGACTTCTCCGGCCCCGTGGACGAAACCTTCGCGCTCGCGGAGGCCCTCGCGGGGACGCTGCCGGTCCGTTTTTCCCTCGTCCACGTGATCACGCCGGTCCCGCCGACGGCCCGCGTCCCGTCGCTCCCGCCCGGAGACCTCATGGACGGCCTGGCCCCGAGGGAGAAGGACGCCCTCGAAAGACTCGAGGCGCTCCAGGCCTCGCACCCCAAGCTCGACACGGACTCCTTCCTCTTGGAGGGACCCGCGGCCGATCAGATCTGCCAGTCGGCGCGGGACTCAAAAACGGACCTGATCCTCATTCCCACGCACAGCCGGTCCGGGCTGGAGCGCTTTCTCATGGGGGGCGTCGCCGAACAGGTGGTCCGGTACGCCCCCTGCGCCGTCTTGAGCCATTGCCCCAAGGCGGCGGTTCCCTACCGGAGCCGCCTGATCCGCCCGGAGGCCTCATGA